A window of Cryptomeria japonica chromosome 3, Sugi_1.0, whole genome shotgun sequence contains these coding sequences:
- the LOC131044039 gene encoding protein DETOXIFICATION 48-like: MCTCEKHGDGFQVCTHNAKNQPHCKFDGDDQCLVTHLDYNELNHRPELPEAVEELVMLGRIPGPIVIMGLLLYLRGMISMQFLGYLGELELAGGSLSIGFANITGYSFISGLAMGMEPVCSQAFGAKRWSLLGHSLQRTILILLCTCVPIGLLCLNIESILLWCGQDESITRMAGTYVLYSLPDLIARSFLHPLRISLRTQSCTLPLTVSAGVALLLHVPINFLLVVYFRLSIRGVALAAVFTNFNIVICLACYIWLSGLYKDSLPSMSRECLEGWSSFLRLAIPSCASVCQEWWWYEFMILVCGLLLNPKATVASMGILIQTTALLYIFPSSLGVGVSTRVGNELGANRPDKARIATIVAIGCAAVLSFMAMSFTVAVRHVWGRMFTKDEQILSLVSSALPIVGLCELANWPQTTGCGVLRGSARPTMGAKINLGSFYLIGTPVALILSFMYKFEFVGLWFGMLAAQGSCLILMLFVLLGTDWTVQAARARELTIGTAESLLEKTRIQIILKEEKTDYACKTIYIPDDQMDIDRS, from the exons ATGTGTACTTGTGAGAAGCACGGAGATGGTTTTCAAGTGTGTACGCATAATGCCAAGAATCAGCCTCACTGTAAGTTTGATGGAGATGATCAGTGTCTCGTAACCCATCTCGATTATAACGAGCTGAATCACAGACCAGAACTTCCTGAG GCTGTAGAGGAGCTGGTGATGCTGGGTAGAATCCCAGGGCCAATAGTAATAATGGGACTGCTTCTATACTTGAGAGGCATGATATCCATGCAATTCTTGGGCTACCTTGGAGAGCTGGAGTTGGCGGGAGGATCTCTTTCAATTGGGTTTGCAAACATAACCGGCTATTCATTTATTTCCGGACTGGCTATGGGAATGGAACCTGTGTGTAGCCAGGCTTTTGGAGCGAAACGGTGGAGTCTTCTCGGCCACTCTCTTCAAAGAACAATTCTCATCCTTCTCTGCACTTGTGTGCCCATCGGTTTGCTCTGCTTAAACATCGAATCAATTTTGCTATGGTGCGGGCAGGACGAGAGCATCACCAGGATGGCAGGCACGTACGTGCTTTACTCTTTGCCCGATCTCATCGCACGGTCATTTCTTCATCCTCTAAGGATTTCCCTTCGAACGCAGAGCTGCACCCTTCCGCTCACAGTTTCAGCAGGCGTGGCTCTTCTCCTTCACGTTCCCATAAATTTTCTTTTAGTCGTCTATTTCAGACTATCAATCCGAGGCGTTGCCCTGGCTGCCGTGTTTACCAATTTTAACATTGTTATATGCTTGGCGTGCTACATATGGCTGTCGGGACTTTACAAGGATTCGCTACCGAGCATGTCGAGAGAATGCCTCGAAGGATGGTCGTCGTTTCTGAGACTGGCGATCCCCAGCTGTGCATCGGTGTGCCAAGAGTGGTGGTGGTACGAGTTCATGATTCTTGTCTGCGGACTATTGTTAAACCCAAAAGCAACCGTAGCTTCGATGGGAATTCTGATACAGACAACGGCGCTGCTTTACATATTTCCATCGTCGCTAGGCGTGGGAGTTTCGACGAGAGTGGGAAACGAGCTCGGTGCAAACAGGCCGGACAAGGCCCGCATTGCCACGATAGTGGCAATTGGTTGTGCGGCTGTATTGAGCTTCATGGCAATGAGTTTTACAGTTGCAGTACGTCATGTGTGGGGTAGAATGTTCACCAAAGATGAGCAGATTCTGTCGCTGGTGTCGTCGGCATTGCCGATAGTGGGCCTCTGCGAGCTGGCGAATTGGCCGCAAACAACGGGATGCGGAGTCCTCCGAGGCAGCGCACGCCCAACGATGGGCGCAAAAATAAACTTGGGCTCTTTCTATTTGATCGGCACGCCGGTTGCGTTGATTTTGAGTTTCATGTACAAATTTGAATTTGTGGGTCTATGGTTTGGCATGCTGGCGGCGCAAGGGTCATGCCTTATCCTCATGTTGTTTGTACTCCTGGGGACGGACTGGACTGTGCAGGCAGCGAGAGCCAGGGAGCTCACCATAGGGACCGCTGAATCTTTACTGGAGAAGACACGGATACAAATTATATTGAAGGAAGAGAAGACAGATTATGCGTGCAAAACAATATATATTCCAGACGACCAAATGGACATTGATAGAAGCTGA